From the Daucus carota subsp. sativus chromosome 8, DH1 v3.0, whole genome shotgun sequence genome, one window contains:
- the LOC135148383 gene encoding uncharacterized protein LOC135148383 produces the protein MENARSSLRRRNYEVMKNDLSVELTNLTNDSRRLQNDLRSSNEDFFMMCKSMSDRQADFLTRLMFLEEKNGELIAMFDGKPKEVDGEASGENVILPTAYAASFNRFSSDASYSLKDHAVLMEQEQKEMAWLFASYNAIWIENMKVFGERARAISTVRTQLAARLTKFNSCVHGAIKSD, from the exons ATGGAGAATGCAAGGAGTTCACTTAGGCGAAGAAACTATGAAGTGATGAAGAACGATTTGTCGGTGGAGTTAACTAATCTAACCAATGATTCACGCAGACTGCAAAATGATCTTCGAAGCTCAAATGAAGATTTCTTCATGATGTGCAAGAGTATGTCTGATCGTCAGGCAGATTTCCTCACTCGTTTGATGTTTTTGGAGGAAAAGAACGG AGAGTTGATTGCAATGTTCGACGGAAAGCCGAAGGAAGTAGATGGAGAGGCGAGTGGAGAAAACGTTATCCTTCCCACGGCTTATGCTGCTAGCTTCAACCGCTTCTCGTCGGATGCAAGTTATTCACTAAAGGATCATGCAGTTTTAATGGAACAAGAGCAAAAGGAGATGGCCTGGTTGTTCGCAAGTTACAATGCAATATGGATTGAGAATATGAAAGTTTTCGGTGAGAGGGCGAGAGCAATTTCGACAGTTAGGACACAGCTTGCTGCCAGGTTGACAAAATTCAATAGCTGTGTTCATGGTGCTATTAAGTCGGATTAG
- the LOC108198169 gene encoding uncharacterized protein LOC108198169 yields MAAVDAERASKPFGGIAVVFGCDFRQILPVIPKAGRPEIVGAALNNSPLWEHCQVFLLWRNMRLQTGNSDEQNKEISEFSDWQLRVGDGNVTPISKKEHISEVLFKLPGQHVLHSEETPIQDLIDVVYPDFDKNIGSPKYFSSRAILTPTNAVVDDINYAILDKLPGQTHTFYSQDSLEDQGVDDNDFDESFPIEYLNSLNMPCIPKHELKIKIGTPVMLMRNLNQINGLCNGTRMMVTGCKKNSIECQIMCGSNIGSKHLIPRIEMIPTETPWPFDFKRTRFPLQICFAMTINKSQGQSLDTVGIFLPRPVFCHGQLYVAISRVTSAAGLHILVIGEDGKSSDTTSNVVFQEVFYNIPSVVRC; encoded by the coding sequence ATGGCTGCTGTTGATGCTGAGAGAGCCAGCAAACCTTTTGGAGGCATAGCCGTTGTCTTTGGCTGTGATTTCCGACAGATATTACCTGTTATTCCCAAAGCTGGACGTCCGGAGATTGTAGGAGCTGCTCTTAATAATTCACCACTATGGGAACACTGCCAGGTATTTCTCCTATGGCGTAACATGCGTCTTCAGACTGGCAACAGCGATGAGCAGAATAAAGAAATAAGTGAGTTCAGTGATTGGCAACTTAGAGTTGGTGATGGTAATGTCACTCCAATTAGCAAAAAAGAGCACATTTCAGAGGTATTGTTCAAGTTACCTGGACAACATGTTCTTCACTCGGAGGAAACACCAATACAAGATTTGATTGATGTGGTTTATCCAGACTTTGACAAAAATATCGGTTCTCCTAAATATTTTAGCTCCCGCGCCATCCTAACCCCGACAAATGCTGTGGTCGATGACATAAACTATGCCATTCTTGATAAGTTACCTGGACAGACTCACACATTCTATAGTCAAGATTCTTTAGAAGACCAAGGCGTTGACGACAATGATTTTGACGAATCATTCCCCATTGAATATCTTAACTCCTTGAATATGCCATGCATTCCTAAACACGAACTAAAGATCAAGATTGGAACGCCTGTTATGCTGATGAGGAATCTAAATCAAATCAACGGCCTATGCAATGGAACTCGGATGATGGTTACTGGCTGCAAGAAGAACAGCATTGAATGTCAAATAATGTGCGGTTCAAATATTGGATCCAAACACCTAATACCCAGGATAGAGATGATACCAACGGAGACACCGTGGCCTTTTGATTTCAAGAGAACTCGGTTTCCTCTGCAGATTTGTTTTGCTATGACAATAAACAAGAGCCAGGGTCAATCACTTGATACCGTGGGTATTTTTCTTCCTAGACCTGTTTTTTGTCACGGTCAGTTATATGTTGCTATATCGCGGGTTACTTCTGCAGCAGGTCTTCATATATTAGTCATTGGTGAAGATGGCAAATCATCTGACACTACCTCAAATGTAGTTTTTCAGGAAGTATTCTATAACATACCATCTGTCGTTCGATGTTAG